In Elaeis guineensis isolate ETL-2024a chromosome 1, EG11, whole genome shotgun sequence, a genomic segment contains:
- the LOC105061020 gene encoding upstream activation factor subunit spp27, whose protein sequence is MVVARKAVGECPKKVASLIDLANLPSTLREFAGRSQMSHLSFFIRVWSHIKSNNLQDPNNKNMVNCDDKLKSILLGKSQVELAELPMLIKLHFPKAPK, encoded by the exons ATGGTGGTGGCAAGGAAGGCGGTAGGGGAATGCCCGAAGAAGGTGGCGAGCCTGATCGACCTCGCCAACCTCCCCTCCACGCTCAGGGAATTCGCTGGCCGGTCCCAGATGTCCCACCTCTCCTTCTTCATCCGCGTCTGGTCCCACATCAAATCCAACAATCTCCAG GATCCAAACAATAAGAACATGGTTAATTGTGATGACAAGTTGAAAAGCATATTGTTGGGAAAGTCTCAAGTCGAGCTTGCTGAACTTCCGATGCTTATCAAACTCCATTTTCCCAAAGCACCAAAATAA